One Deltaproteobacteria bacterium genomic window carries:
- a CDS encoding Nif3-like dinuclear metal center hexameric protein: MAHLNEITDWLTSELRLSDFQDSSLNGLQIEGKAKVKRIAFAVDAALKTAELAREAGADFLLVHHGVFWEKPLAVRGPHKQLVKTLLDAEISLYAAHLPLDAHAQYGNNFSLARHLGLEDLEPCISYCGNNIGCRGSNPLRLSLDDIRKRLCLLPGANPNMLLFDFGPNPPEEICIVSGSGADALCQFQSVGFDTLITGEARQFAYHYALENKLNAFFAGHYATEVIGVKQLTEALAQKFLIECIFVDCPTGV; the protein is encoded by the coding sequence ATGGCACACTTAAACGAAATTACAGACTGGTTAACTAGCGAATTAAGATTAAGCGATTTTCAAGATTCCTCCTTAAATGGTCTTCAAATAGAGGGAAAGGCAAAAGTGAAGAGAATCGCCTTTGCCGTCGATGCTGCACTTAAGACAGCGGAGCTAGCACGAGAAGCCGGAGCGGATTTCCTTTTGGTCCACCATGGTGTTTTCTGGGAAAAACCTTTAGCAGTAAGAGGTCCTCATAAACAGTTAGTTAAAACCCTTCTCGATGCGGAAATAAGTTTGTATGCTGCTCATCTGCCGTTAGATGCTCATGCCCAGTATGGCAATAACTTTTCATTGGCACGACATCTCGGTTTAGAGGATCTCGAGCCATGCATATCTTATTGCGGGAATAACATCGGCTGCCGCGGCAGTAATCCATTAAGACTATCTCTAGACGATATAAGAAAGCGCCTCTGCCTGCTTCCTGGAGCTAATCCAAACATGCTCCTATTTGACTTCGGCCCTAACCCACCTGAAGAAATCTGCATAGTAAGTGGCTCCGGCGCCGACGCGCTTTGCCAGTTTCAGTCAGTTGGTTTCGATACTCTTATAACAGGAGAGGCTAGACAATTTGCATATCACTATGCTTTAGAAAACAAACTAAATGCTTTTTTTGCTGGCCATTATGCAACCGAAGTAATAGGAGTTAAGCAGCTTACAGAAGCTCTGGCTCAAAAGTTTTTGATAGAATGTATTTTTGTCGATTGTCCAACAGGAGTTTAG
- a CDS encoding acetyl-CoA carboxylase carboxyltransferase subunit beta — protein sequence MSAWFSRVRAPKPSIEEADRIQLPGGLWTKCQGCSEIAYSREIERNLMICPKCDYHFRLTSKQRIRWLCDRQSFEEMDADLKTNDPLNFKDVLRYKDRLKRAQKSSGVEEAVRIGRARIDGHEIMLGLFDFSFMGGSMGMVVGEKLTRMIEVAIRERKPVIILSSSGGARMQEGLYSLMQMAKISAALSRLSQEGLPYISVLSDPTTGGVAASFAMQGDIIIAEPRALIGFAGPRVIEQTIRKKLPEGFQRSEFLLEHGMLDLIVSRKEMKATLANLLEFLTPR from the coding sequence ATGAGTGCATGGTTTTCAAGAGTTAGGGCGCCAAAACCCAGCATCGAAGAGGCGGATAGGATTCAGCTACCTGGGGGCTTATGGACGAAATGTCAGGGTTGTTCCGAGATAGCGTACAGTCGAGAGATAGAGCGCAATTTGATGATTTGCCCCAAATGCGACTATCACTTTCGCCTCACTTCTAAGCAGCGAATTCGCTGGCTATGCGATAGGCAGTCGTTTGAGGAGATGGACGCCGATCTAAAGACAAATGATCCGCTGAATTTTAAGGATGTTTTGCGTTATAAAGACAGGCTAAAGCGTGCGCAAAAATCGAGTGGCGTGGAGGAAGCCGTAAGAATCGGACGGGCGCGTATCGATGGACACGAAATAATGCTTGGGTTGTTTGATTTTAGTTTCATGGGTGGGAGCATGGGCATGGTTGTTGGAGAGAAGCTAACTAGAATGATCGAAGTGGCGATTCGAGAGCGAAAGCCCGTGATTATTCTTTCTTCTTCTGGGGGTGCCAGGATGCAAGAGGGTTTATATTCTCTAATGCAGATGGCAAAAATTTCTGCTGCCCTATCGCGCTTAAGTCAGGAAGGCTTGCCCTATATTTCAGTGTTAAGCGATCCAACTACTGGAGGAGTGGCAGCTTCGTTTGCGATGCAAGGCGATATTATAATAGCAGAACCGAGAGCTCTAATAGGTTTTGCTGGACCTAGAGTTATAGAGCAGACGATTCGCAAAAAATTGCCTGAAGGTTTTCAGCGTTCTGAGTTCTTGTTAGAGCATGGAATGTTAGACCTAATAGTTTCCAGGAAAGAAATGAAGGCGACTTTGGCTAACCTTTTAGAGTTTTTAACACCCAGATGA